From Agromyces sp. SYSU T00194, a single genomic window includes:
- the purF gene encoding amidophosphoribosyltransferase, which yields MCGIVGIVSAEPVNQQIYDSLLLLQHRGQDSTGIATADGSQFHIHKGRGQVREAFRTRDMRALLGTMGLGHVRYATKGDAANEREAQPFYVNAPYGIILIHNGNLTNTRELADDLFHKDRRHMNSASDTEMLLNVLATELQGEVRGSLDLDPDQVFNAVRNVHQRVEGSYAAIAMIAGHGLLAFRDPYGIRPLVLGRRTAGLVGDEWIVASESLVLENGDYEIVREIAPGEAVFITMQGEMYSRQCADDPRLVPCSFEYVYLARPDSIMNGISVYEARLRMGNRLADTIARYTPMGDIDVVMPIPDSSRPAAMQVAQKLGVEYREGFYKNRYVGRTFIMPGQAQRKKSVRQKLNAMGSEFKGKNILIVDDSIVRGTTSKEIVEMARAAGANKVTFTSAAPPVRYPHVYGINMPTRAELIAHGRKIPEIAAELGADHMIYQEVADLQAAITEGTDIGQLDLSCFTGEYVTGTVTEEYLDWVERTQLS from the coding sequence AGCAGATCTACGACAGCCTCCTCCTCCTGCAGCACCGCGGGCAGGACTCCACCGGCATCGCCACCGCCGACGGCAGCCAGTTCCACATCCACAAGGGCCGCGGGCAGGTGCGCGAGGCGTTCCGCACGCGTGACATGCGCGCGCTGCTCGGCACGATGGGCCTCGGGCACGTGCGCTACGCGACCAAGGGCGACGCCGCCAACGAGCGCGAGGCGCAGCCGTTCTACGTGAACGCGCCGTACGGCATCATCCTGATCCACAACGGCAACCTGACGAACACGCGCGAGCTCGCCGACGACCTGTTCCACAAGGACCGGCGGCACATGAACTCGGCCAGCGACACCGAGATGCTCCTGAACGTGCTCGCCACCGAGCTGCAGGGCGAGGTGCGCGGCTCGCTCGACCTCGACCCCGACCAGGTCTTCAACGCCGTCCGCAACGTGCACCAGCGCGTCGAGGGCTCCTACGCCGCGATCGCGATGATCGCCGGCCACGGCCTCCTGGCGTTCCGCGACCCGTACGGCATCCGGCCCCTCGTGCTCGGCCGCCGCACCGCCGGCCTCGTGGGCGACGAGTGGATCGTGGCATCCGAGTCCCTGGTGCTGGAGAACGGCGACTACGAGATCGTGCGCGAGATCGCCCCCGGTGAGGCCGTGTTCATCACGATGCAGGGCGAGATGTACTCCCGCCAGTGCGCCGACGACCCGCGGCTCGTGCCGTGCTCGTTCGAGTACGTCTACCTCGCCCGGCCCGACTCGATCATGAACGGCATCTCGGTCTACGAGGCGCGCCTGCGCATGGGCAACCGCCTCGCCGACACCATCGCGCGCTACACGCCGATGGGCGACATCGACGTGGTCATGCCCATCCCCGACTCGTCGCGCCCGGCCGCCATGCAGGTCGCCCAGAAGCTCGGCGTCGAGTACCGCGAGGGCTTCTACAAGAACCGCTACGTGGGCCGCACGTTCATCATGCCCGGGCAGGCGCAGCGCAAGAAGAGCGTGCGCCAGAAGCTCAACGCCATGGGCTCGGAGTTCAAGGGCAAGAACATCCTCATCGTCGACGACTCGATCGTGCGCGGCACGACCTCGAAGGAGATCGTCGAGATGGCGCGTGCCGCCGGCGCCAACAAGGTCACCTTCACGTCGGCGGCCCCGCCCGTGCGGTACCCGCACGTGTACGGCATCAACATGCCGACGCGCGCCGAGCTGATCGCGCACGGCAGGAAGATCCCCGAGATCGCCGCCGAGCTGGGCGCCGACCACATGATCTACCAGGAGGTCGCCGACCTCCAGGCCGCGATCACCGAGGGCACCGACATCGGGCAGCTCGACCTGTCGTGCTTCACGGGCGAGTACGTGACCGGCACGGTCACCGAGGAGTACCTCGACTGGGTGGAGCGCACCCAGCTCTCCTAG
- a CDS encoding potassium transporter Trk gives MNEIPVPDEHADVSRDPVTVRRAPRYPRFLALGGAVGALIALILTFAFPAVAEYDRGQVFGFLLLILGSLGVALGALLALVLDRVMAGHAATVVAEHEQVHQMTDSIERAVLEAELAEAEQDDVDGATR, from the coding sequence GTGAACGAGATCCCCGTGCCCGACGAGCACGCCGACGTCAGCCGCGACCCGGTGACGGTGCGCCGCGCCCCGCGCTACCCGCGGTTCCTCGCCCTCGGCGGCGCCGTCGGTGCGCTGATCGCCCTGATCCTCACGTTCGCCTTCCCGGCGGTCGCGGAGTACGACCGGGGCCAGGTCTTCGGGTTCCTGCTGCTCATCCTCGGGTCGCTGGGCGTCGCGCTGGGCGCGCTGCTCGCGCTCGTGCTCGACCGGGTCATGGCGGGGCACGCGGCGACCGTCGTCGCCGAGCACGAGCAGGTGCACCAGATGACCGACAGCATCGAGCGCGCCGTGCTCGAGGCCGAGCTCGCCGAGGCGGAGCAGGACGACGTCGACGGCGCGACCCGCTGA
- a CDS encoding sterol carrier family protein: protein MARARINDEDGWAALRAAIGAENAADHAGNPDAAVVNPDAGAASVASVDRPTLSLAVHFSLQLLAEKAPGNTLEVRVPPFAVIQCVEGPRHTRGTPPNVIETDAATWLGLASGSLSWEAALASGAVQASGTRADLTGLLPLV from the coding sequence ATGGCACGCGCGCGCATCAACGACGAGGACGGCTGGGCGGCGCTCCGCGCGGCGATCGGCGCCGAGAACGCGGCCGACCACGCGGGGAACCCCGACGCGGCGGTGGTCAACCCCGACGCGGGCGCCGCCTCCGTGGCATCCGTCGACCGCCCCACCCTGTCGCTCGCCGTGCACTTCAGCCTGCAGCTGCTCGCCGAGAAGGCACCCGGCAACACCCTCGAGGTGCGCGTGCCGCCGTTCGCGGTGATCCAGTGCGTCGAGGGGCCCAGGCACACGCGCGGCACCCCGCCGAACGTGATCGAGACGGACGCCGCGACCTGGCTCGGCCTCGCGAGCGGCAGCCTGTCGTGGGAGGCCGCGCTCGCGTCGGGCGCCGTGCAGGCGTCGGGCACCCGCGCCGACCTCACCGGCCTGCTGCCGCTCGTCTGA
- the purD gene encoding phosphoribosylamine--glycine ligase yields the protein MRILVLGSGAREHAIITALLAERAGHEIIAAPGNAGIAASGGDPEAGTVTTIALDANDPVIVADFAFDNDIDLVVVGPEAPLVAGVADAVRTRGIPVFGPGRAAAELEGSKAFAKRVMDAAGVPTGRAERLQSTDDAERVLDEFGAPYVVKADGLAAGKGVLVTHDRDAALAHATYWLQHGGVLVEEFLDGQEVSLFLLADGTNVLPLSPAQDYKRLGDGDAGPNTGGMGAYSPLPWLDERFGSEDAFVDEVIETIALPTVRQLDADGTPFIGLLYCGLILTERGIRVIEFNARFGDPETQVVLPRLATPLSGLLMAAATGGLGSLERPEFRPDAAVTVVLASEGYPEQPVTGRPLEGLADAAAVPGVHLLHAATAVAADADRSDAAAPLVATGGRVLNVVATGDDFATARARAYDAMGRIRLEGGQFRTDIAARVVG from the coding sequence GTGAGAATCCTGGTCCTCGGCTCGGGCGCGCGGGAGCACGCCATCATCACCGCACTGCTCGCCGAGCGGGCCGGTCACGAGATCATCGCGGCGCCCGGCAACGCCGGCATCGCGGCATCCGGCGGCGACCCCGAGGCGGGCACCGTCACGACCATCGCGCTCGACGCGAACGACCCGGTCATCGTGGCCGACTTCGCGTTCGACAACGACATCGACCTCGTGGTCGTCGGCCCCGAGGCGCCGCTCGTCGCGGGCGTCGCCGACGCGGTCCGCACCCGCGGCATCCCGGTCTTCGGCCCCGGCCGCGCCGCCGCCGAGCTCGAGGGCTCGAAGGCGTTCGCGAAGCGGGTCATGGACGCCGCGGGCGTGCCCACGGGCCGAGCGGAGCGACTGCAGAGCACCGATGACGCGGAGCGCGTGCTCGACGAGTTCGGCGCGCCCTACGTGGTGAAGGCCGACGGCCTCGCCGCGGGCAAGGGCGTGCTCGTCACGCACGACCGCGACGCGGCGCTCGCCCACGCGACCTACTGGCTGCAGCACGGCGGGGTGCTCGTCGAGGAGTTCCTCGACGGCCAGGAGGTCTCCCTCTTCCTCCTCGCCGACGGCACGAACGTGCTGCCCCTCTCGCCCGCGCAGGACTACAAGCGCCTCGGCGACGGCGACGCCGGCCCGAACACCGGCGGCATGGGCGCCTACTCGCCGCTGCCGTGGCTCGACGAGCGGTTCGGCAGCGAGGACGCGTTCGTCGACGAGGTGATCGAGACCATCGCGCTGCCCACCGTGCGGCAGCTCGACGCCGACGGCACCCCGTTCATCGGCCTCCTCTACTGCGGCCTCATCCTCACCGAGCGCGGCATCCGCGTGATCGAGTTCAACGCGCGCTTCGGCGACCCCGAGACCCAGGTGGTGCTGCCGCGCCTCGCGACCCCGCTCTCGGGCCTGCTCATGGCGGCCGCGACCGGTGGGCTCGGCTCGCTCGAGCGCCCGGAGTTCCGGCCGGATGCGGCGGTCACCGTCGTGCTCGCGAGCGAGGGGTACCCCGAGCAGCCCGTCACCGGTCGCCCGCTGGAGGGCCTCGCCGATGCGGCGGCCGTGCCCGGGGTGCACCTGCTGCACGCCGCGACGGCGGTGGCCGCCGATGCCGACCGCTCCGACGCCGCTGCGCCGCTCGTCGCGACCGGCGGCCGCGTGCTGAACGTGGTCGCGACCGGCGACGACTTCGCCACGGCGCGCGCCCGCGCCTACGACGCGATGGGGCGCATCCGCCTCGAGGGCGGCCAGTTCCGCACCGACATCGCGGCCCGCGTCGTCGGCTGA
- a CDS encoding phosphoribosylaminoimidazolesuccinocarboxamide synthase, whose amino-acid sequence MSNDLASAGWTHVYSGKVRDLYVPTVSMTDDDTWTGDPMATAPVALVVASDRVSAFDHVLEPGIPEKGALLTTLSNWWFAQLADVPNHLAYAEDDRFEVPPVPPAVAARSMLVRPLDMFPVECVVRGYLTGSGWKEYRAEGTVCGIPLPEGLENGDRLPVPIYTPAWKAPMGQHDENITYERTVELVGEVAAEQLRAISLDVFARASEIAEARGVILADTKFEFGADRETGIVTLADEVLTSDSSRYWDAEAYATGSTPELRMASFDKQIVRDWLAANWDQDAVSHPPTLPTEIVERTAQRYRALIERLTGTPA is encoded by the coding sequence GTGAGCAACGACCTCGCCTCCGCCGGCTGGACCCACGTCTACTCGGGCAAGGTGCGCGACCTCTACGTGCCGACCGTGTCGATGACCGACGACGACACCTGGACGGGCGACCCCATGGCGACGGCCCCCGTCGCGCTGGTCGTCGCGAGCGACCGGGTGAGCGCGTTCGACCACGTGCTGGAGCCCGGCATCCCCGAGAAGGGCGCGCTGCTCACGACGCTGTCGAACTGGTGGTTCGCCCAGCTCGCCGACGTGCCGAACCACCTCGCCTACGCCGAGGACGACCGGTTCGAGGTGCCGCCGGTGCCCCCGGCCGTCGCCGCCCGGTCGATGCTGGTGCGGCCGCTGGACATGTTCCCGGTGGAGTGCGTGGTGCGCGGCTACCTGACGGGATCGGGCTGGAAGGAGTACCGGGCCGAGGGCACCGTGTGCGGCATCCCGCTGCCCGAGGGCCTCGAGAACGGCGACCGGCTGCCGGTGCCGATCTACACGCCGGCGTGGAAGGCCCCGATGGGCCAGCACGACGAGAACATCACGTACGAGCGCACCGTCGAGCTCGTCGGCGAGGTGGCCGCGGAGCAGCTGCGGGCGATCTCGCTCGACGTGTTCGCCCGGGCGTCGGAGATCGCCGAGGCGCGCGGCGTCATCCTCGCCGACACGAAGTTCGAGTTCGGCGCCGACCGCGAGACCGGCATCGTGACCCTCGCCGACGAGGTGCTGACCAGCGACTCCAGCCGCTACTGGGATGCCGAGGCGTACGCGACCGGTTCCACGCCGGAGCTGCGCATGGCGAGCTTCGACAAGCAGATCGTGCGCGACTGGCTGGCCGCGAACTGGGACCAGGACGCCGTCTCGCACCCGCCGACGCTGCCGACCGAGATCGTCGAGCGCACGGCGCAGCGCTACCGCGCGCTGATCGAGCGCCTCACCGGCACGCCGGCCTGA
- a CDS encoding VOC family protein, which translates to MGAVTLRVADLDAMIRYYRDGVTLDLLSHDGPVAVLGRGATPVVILQHAPELKHASPRSAGLFHTAVLFDDQAALAAAVYSVATRYPGTFTGSSDHLVSQAFYFDDPEGNGVELYWDRDRTEWSWTHGSVEMATIFLDPNRFLQEHLTEQGMTTDASQPRLGDAVVGHVHLSVGDIASARAFYVDQLGFETTATYGPQALFVSAGGYHHHMAMNTWQSAGAGRRQLALGLGRVEIVVPGADDLGELGERMSHFGLAARDDGRSLEFDDPWDNVVQVRAAR; encoded by the coding sequence ATGGGCGCCGTCACCCTGCGCGTGGCCGACCTCGACGCGATGATCCGCTACTACCGCGACGGCGTCACGCTCGACCTGCTGAGCCACGACGGGCCGGTCGCGGTGCTCGGCCGCGGTGCGACGCCGGTCGTGATCCTCCAGCACGCCCCCGAGCTGAAGCACGCGAGCCCGCGCAGCGCCGGCCTCTTCCACACCGCCGTGCTCTTCGACGACCAGGCGGCGCTGGCCGCGGCCGTCTACTCGGTCGCGACCCGCTACCCCGGCACGTTCACCGGCAGCAGCGACCACCTGGTGAGCCAGGCCTTCTACTTCGACGACCCCGAGGGCAACGGCGTCGAGCTGTACTGGGACCGCGACCGCACCGAGTGGTCGTGGACGCACGGCAGCGTCGAGATGGCCACGATCTTCCTCGACCCGAACCGCTTCCTGCAGGAGCACCTGACCGAGCAGGGCATGACGACGGATGCCTCGCAGCCGCGCCTCGGCGACGCCGTGGTCGGGCACGTGCACCTGTCCGTCGGCGACATCGCGAGCGCGCGGGCGTTCTACGTCGACCAGCTCGGCTTCGAGACCACGGCGACGTACGGGCCGCAGGCGCTGTTCGTGTCGGCCGGCGGGTACCACCACCACATGGCGATGAACACCTGGCAGTCGGCGGGGGCCGGGCGCCGCCAGCTCGCGCTCGGGCTCGGGCGCGTCGAGATCGTGGTGCCCGGCGCCGACGACCTCGGTGAGCTGGGGGAGCGGATGTCGCACTTCGGCCTCGCGGCCCGCGACGACGGCCGCAGCCTCGAGTTCGACGACCCGTGGGACAACGTCGTGCAGGTGCGTGCCGCCCGCTGA
- a CDS encoding DUF1905 domain-containing protein, whose amino-acid sequence MGEQFGFRAEVWQWQARVEEGWYFVTLPADRSEEIADRPRPPRGFGSVKVRVRVGGSDWTTSIFPDAKEGAYVLPLKKAVRKAEGIELGDEVEVVLETLE is encoded by the coding sequence ATGGGGGAGCAGTTCGGGTTCCGCGCCGAGGTCTGGCAGTGGCAGGCGCGCGTCGAGGAGGGCTGGTACTTCGTGACCCTGCCGGCCGATCGGTCAGAGGAGATCGCCGACCGCCCGCGTCCGCCGCGCGGGTTCGGGTCGGTCAAGGTGCGGGTGCGCGTGGGCGGGTCCGACTGGACGACGTCGATCTTCCCCGACGCGAAGGAGGGTGCTTACGTGCTGCCGCTCAAGAAGGCGGTGCGCAAGGCCGAGGGCATCGAGCTCGGCGACGAGGTCGAGGTCGTGCTCGAGACGCTGGAGTAG
- the kynA gene encoding tryptophan 2,3-dioxygenase, translating into MSADEERDGERTGVEQNTRTIEDTVVTDFSERMSYGGYLELEQVLSAQHPVSRPEHHDELLFIIQHQTTELWLKLMLHELRTARDLLRHDELAPALKCIARVKHIQRTLTEQWSVLATLTPTEYSQFRDFLGNASGFQSYQYRAVEFVLGNKNAKMLTVFENDPAATALLREALESPSLYDEFLRLLARAGYPVPEAVLDRDVTRAWTFQPELVSMFTAIYADTEHHWSAYETCEELVDLEDNFQFWRFRHLKTVERIIGMKTGTGGSSGAPFLQKALQLTFFPELYAVRTEIGA; encoded by the coding sequence GTGAGCGCTGACGAGGAACGCGACGGGGAACGCACCGGCGTCGAGCAGAACACGCGCACGATCGAGGACACGGTCGTGACCGACTTCAGCGAGCGCATGAGCTACGGCGGCTACCTCGAGCTCGAGCAGGTGCTCTCGGCGCAGCATCCGGTCAGCCGGCCCGAACACCACGACGAGCTGCTGTTCATCATCCAGCACCAGACCACCGAGCTCTGGCTGAAGCTCATGCTGCACGAGCTGCGCACCGCGCGAGACCTGCTCCGCCACGACGAGCTCGCCCCGGCGCTGAAGTGCATCGCACGGGTCAAGCACATCCAGCGCACGCTCACCGAGCAGTGGTCGGTGCTCGCGACGCTCACGCCGACCGAGTACAGCCAGTTCCGCGACTTCCTCGGCAACGCGAGCGGCTTCCAGTCGTACCAGTACCGGGCGGTCGAGTTCGTGCTCGGCAACAAGAACGCGAAGATGCTCACGGTCTTCGAGAACGACCCGGCCGCCACCGCGCTGCTGCGCGAGGCCCTCGAGAGCCCCAGCCTGTACGACGAGTTCCTCCGCCTCCTGGCCCGCGCCGGCTACCCGGTGCCGGAGGCCGTGCTCGACCGCGACGTGACGCGGGCGTGGACGTTCCAGCCCGAGCTGGTGTCGATGTTCACCGCGATCTACGCCGACACCGAGCACCACTGGTCGGCGTACGAGACCTGCGAGGAACTCGTCGACCTCGAGGACAACTTCCAGTTCTGGCGCTTCCGCCACCTGAAGACGGTCGAGCGCATCATCGGCATGAAGACCGGCACCGGCGGCTCGAGCGGCGCCCCGTTCCTGCAGAAGGCGCTCCAACTCACGTTCTTCCCCGAGCTGTACGCCGTGCGCACCGAGATCGGGGCGTGA
- a CDS encoding amidohydrolase family protein, translating to MTDVDPLLGPLARHVRHGVTGEDGVALPPLCDHHVHLGLVEARAIVSGGVAAVLDLGGDPAVLSRLADAHHSPQIAYAGAFLTAPGGYPTDRDWAPDASVRAVPTGRLEHHQAGRTPAEAAVEEQHAFGASVVKVTLHVDDGPVFDADGLAEVVAAARTAGLPVVAHVQGAGMAERAIDAGVDAVAHTPWTERLDDALIARAVAAGQRWISTLDIHDRGGRGADHAVALDNLARFHAAGGTVLSGTDLGNGDLPSGVNPREVRGLLDAGLAPAEVLAAMTACWPVGPPAGVATWIPGPPPASAADVPDWLAGAHVVPAEAFAQHV from the coding sequence GTGACCGACGTCGATCCGCTGCTCGGCCCGCTCGCCCGCCACGTGCGCCACGGCGTCACGGGCGAGGACGGCGTCGCGCTTCCCCCGCTCTGCGACCACCACGTGCACCTCGGGCTCGTGGAGGCACGGGCGATCGTCTCCGGCGGCGTCGCGGCGGTGCTCGACCTGGGCGGCGACCCGGCCGTGCTCTCGCGCCTGGCCGACGCACACCACTCGCCGCAGATCGCCTACGCGGGCGCGTTCCTCACCGCCCCCGGCGGCTACCCGACCGATCGCGACTGGGCACCGGATGCCTCGGTGCGCGCCGTGCCGACCGGCCGCCTCGAGCACCACCAGGCGGGCCGCACCCCCGCCGAGGCCGCGGTCGAGGAGCAGCACGCGTTCGGGGCATCCGTCGTCAAGGTCACGCTGCACGTCGACGACGGCCCCGTCTTCGACGCCGACGGGCTCGCCGAAGTCGTGGCGGCCGCGCGTACGGCGGGCCTGCCCGTGGTCGCGCACGTGCAGGGCGCCGGCATGGCCGAGCGGGCGATCGACGCGGGCGTCGACGCCGTCGCGCACACGCCGTGGACCGAGCGGCTCGACGACGCGCTCATCGCGCGGGCCGTCGCCGCCGGGCAGCGCTGGATCTCGACGCTCGACATCCACGACCGGGGCGGGCGCGGCGCCGACCACGCGGTCGCGCTCGACAACCTCGCGCGCTTCCACGCGGCGGGCGGCACGGTGCTGTCGGGCACCGACCTCGGCAACGGCGACCTGCCGTCGGGGGTGAACCCGCGCGAGGTGCGGGGGCTGCTCGACGCGGGACTCGCGCCGGCCGAGGTGCTCGCGGCGATGACCGCGTGCTGGCCGGTCGGCCCGCCGGCCGGCGTCGCCACCTGGATCCCCGGCCCGCCCCCGGCGAGCGCCGCCGACGTCCCCGACTGGCTCGCCGGTGCGCACGTCGTGCCCGCCGAGGCCTTCGCACAGCACGTCTGA